From Plectropomus leopardus isolate mb chromosome 4, YSFRI_Pleo_2.0, whole genome shotgun sequence, the proteins below share one genomic window:
- the sh3gl2a gene encoding SH3 domain containing GRB2 like 2a, endophilin A1 isoform X2: MSVAGLKKQFHKATQRVSEKVGGAEGTKLDDDFTEMEKKMDTTSRAVMDIIAKTTEYLQPNPATRAKMSMMNSMSRMRGQEKGPGYTQTETILGESMQRFGRELGEESNFGLALIDAGEAMRELGEVKDALDMEVKQNFIDPLQNLHEKDLKEIQHHLKKMEGRRLDFDYKKKRQGKVTEDEIKQALEKFDDSKEIAEQSMFNLLESDIEQVSQLSALVHAQVEYHSRAAEILTQLSSKIDERIRETSNKPRKEFAPKPRTSLDFSISENHNGGIHSARSPGARSPARSPARSPAPMDQPCCRALYDFDPENEGELGFKEGDIITLTNKIDDNWYEGMLHGNSGFFPINYVDILVPLPH, translated from the exons AGAGTGAGCGAGAAAGTTGGAGGTGCAGAAGGAACGAAGCTCGATGATGACTTCACCGAAATGGAAAAG AAGATGGACACCACCTCCCGTGCAGTGATGGACATCATTGCCAAGACCACTGAGTATCTGCAACCAAACCCAG CCACCAGAGCCAAGATGAGCATGATGAATTCCATGTCACGTATGCGGGGACAGGAGAAGGGGCCGGGCTACACGCAGACTGAGACCATCCTTGGAGAGTCCATGCAGAGGTTTGGCAGGGAGCTTGGAGAGGAGTCTAACTTCG GCCTTGCTCTGATTGATGCTGGGGAAGCCATGCGAGAGCTTGGAGAGGTTAAGGATGCTCTGGACATGGAGGTCAAGCAGAACTTTATTGATCCACTGCAGAATCTCCATGAAAAAGATCTCAAGGAGATTCAG cATCACCTGAAGAAAATGGAGGGTCGCCGTCTGGACTTTGATTATAAGAAGAAACGTCAGGGCAAAGTGACAGAAGATGAGATCAAACAGGCGTTAGAGAAGTTTGACGACTCCAAGGAGATTGCTGAGCAGAGCATGTTCAACTTGTTGGAGAGTGAT ATTGAACAGGTGAGCCAGCTCTCTGCACTGGTACACGCTCAGGTGGAGTACCACAGCCGGGCTGCTGAGATCCTCACACAGCTCTCCAGTAAGATTGATGAACG GATAAGGGAAACTTCTAACAAACCGAGGAAAGAGTTCGCTCCTAAACCACGTACATCTCTGGACTTCTCCATCAGTGAGAACCACAATGGAGGCATCCACAGTGCTCGCTCGCCAG GGGCGAGGTCTCCAG CAAGATCTCCAG CTAGGT CTCCAGCCCCCATGGACCAGCCCTGCTGTCGTGCACTGTACGATTTTGACCCCGAGAATGAAGGTGAGCTAGGCTTCAAGGAAGGAGATATCATCACCCTGACCAATAAGATCGATGACAACTGGTATGAGGGGATGCTGCACGGCAACTCTGGCTTCTTCCCCATCAACTATGTGGATATCCTGGTGCCACTGCCCCACTAG
- the sh3gl2a gene encoding SH3 domain containing GRB2 like 2a, endophilin A1 isoform X3, translated as MSVAGLKKQFHKATQRVSEKVGGAEGTKLDDDFTEMEKKMDTTSRAVMDIIAKTTEYLQPNPATRAKMSMMNSMSRMRGQEKGPGYTQTETILGESMQRFGRELGEESNFGLALIDAGEAMRELGEVKDALDMEVKQNFIDPLQNLHEKDLKEIQHHLKKMEGRRLDFDYKKKRQGKVTEDEIKQALEKFDDSKEIAEQSMFNLLESDIEQVSQLSALVHAQVEYHSRAAEILTQLSSKIDERIRETSNKPRKEFAPKPRTSLDFSISENHNGGIHSARSPARSPAPMDQPCCRALYDFDPENEGELGFKEGDIITLTNKIDDNWYEGMLHGNSGFFPINYVDILVPLPH; from the exons AGAGTGAGCGAGAAAGTTGGAGGTGCAGAAGGAACGAAGCTCGATGATGACTTCACCGAAATGGAAAAG AAGATGGACACCACCTCCCGTGCAGTGATGGACATCATTGCCAAGACCACTGAGTATCTGCAACCAAACCCAG CCACCAGAGCCAAGATGAGCATGATGAATTCCATGTCACGTATGCGGGGACAGGAGAAGGGGCCGGGCTACACGCAGACTGAGACCATCCTTGGAGAGTCCATGCAGAGGTTTGGCAGGGAGCTTGGAGAGGAGTCTAACTTCG GCCTTGCTCTGATTGATGCTGGGGAAGCCATGCGAGAGCTTGGAGAGGTTAAGGATGCTCTGGACATGGAGGTCAAGCAGAACTTTATTGATCCACTGCAGAATCTCCATGAAAAAGATCTCAAGGAGATTCAG cATCACCTGAAGAAAATGGAGGGTCGCCGTCTGGACTTTGATTATAAGAAGAAACGTCAGGGCAAAGTGACAGAAGATGAGATCAAACAGGCGTTAGAGAAGTTTGACGACTCCAAGGAGATTGCTGAGCAGAGCATGTTCAACTTGTTGGAGAGTGAT ATTGAACAGGTGAGCCAGCTCTCTGCACTGGTACACGCTCAGGTGGAGTACCACAGCCGGGCTGCTGAGATCCTCACACAGCTCTCCAGTAAGATTGATGAACG GATAAGGGAAACTTCTAACAAACCGAGGAAAGAGTTCGCTCCTAAACCACGTACATCTCTGGACTTCTCCATCAGTGAGAACCACAATGGAGGCATCCACAGTGCTCGCTCGCCAG CTAGGTCTCCAG CCCCCATGGACCAGCCCTGCTGTCGTGCACTGTACGATTTTGACCCCGAGAATGAAGGTGAGCTAGGCTTCAAGGAAGGAGATATCATCACCCTGACCAATAAGATCGATGACAACTGGTATGAGGGGATGCTGCACGGCAACTCTGGCTTCTTCCCCATCAACTATGTGGATATCCTGGTGCCACTGCCCCACTAG
- the sh3gl2a gene encoding SH3 domain containing GRB2 like 2a, endophilin A1 isoform X4, whose translation MSVAGLKKQFHKATQRVSEKVGGAEGTKLDDDFTEMEKKMDTTSRAVMDIIAKTTEYLQPNPATRAKMSMMNSMSRMRGQEKGPGYTQTETILGESMQRFGRELGEESNFGLALIDAGEAMRELGEVKDALDMEVKQNFIDPLQNLHEKDLKEIQHHLKKMEGRRLDFDYKKKRQGKVTEDEIKQALEKFDDSKEIAEQSMFNLLESDIEQVSQLSALVHAQVEYHSRAAEILTQLSSKIDERIRETSNKPRKEFAPKPRTSLDFSISENHNGGIHSARSPARSPAPMDQPCCRALYDFDPENEGELGFKEGDIITLTNKIDDNWYEGMLHGNSGFFPINYVDILVPLPH comes from the exons AGAGTGAGCGAGAAAGTTGGAGGTGCAGAAGGAACGAAGCTCGATGATGACTTCACCGAAATGGAAAAG AAGATGGACACCACCTCCCGTGCAGTGATGGACATCATTGCCAAGACCACTGAGTATCTGCAACCAAACCCAG CCACCAGAGCCAAGATGAGCATGATGAATTCCATGTCACGTATGCGGGGACAGGAGAAGGGGCCGGGCTACACGCAGACTGAGACCATCCTTGGAGAGTCCATGCAGAGGTTTGGCAGGGAGCTTGGAGAGGAGTCTAACTTCG GCCTTGCTCTGATTGATGCTGGGGAAGCCATGCGAGAGCTTGGAGAGGTTAAGGATGCTCTGGACATGGAGGTCAAGCAGAACTTTATTGATCCACTGCAGAATCTCCATGAAAAAGATCTCAAGGAGATTCAG cATCACCTGAAGAAAATGGAGGGTCGCCGTCTGGACTTTGATTATAAGAAGAAACGTCAGGGCAAAGTGACAGAAGATGAGATCAAACAGGCGTTAGAGAAGTTTGACGACTCCAAGGAGATTGCTGAGCAGAGCATGTTCAACTTGTTGGAGAGTGAT ATTGAACAGGTGAGCCAGCTCTCTGCACTGGTACACGCTCAGGTGGAGTACCACAGCCGGGCTGCTGAGATCCTCACACAGCTCTCCAGTAAGATTGATGAACG GATAAGGGAAACTTCTAACAAACCGAGGAAAGAGTTCGCTCCTAAACCACGTACATCTCTGGACTTCTCCATCAGTGAGAACCACAATGGAGGCATCCACAGTGCTCGCTCGCCAG CTAGGT CTCCAGCCCCCATGGACCAGCCCTGCTGTCGTGCACTGTACGATTTTGACCCCGAGAATGAAGGTGAGCTAGGCTTCAAGGAAGGAGATATCATCACCCTGACCAATAAGATCGATGACAACTGGTATGAGGGGATGCTGCACGGCAACTCTGGCTTCTTCCCCATCAACTATGTGGATATCCTGGTGCCACTGCCCCACTAG
- the sh3gl2a gene encoding SH3 domain containing GRB2 like 2a, endophilin A1 isoform X1, translating to MSVAGLKKQFHKATQRVSEKVGGAEGTKLDDDFTEMEKKMDTTSRAVMDIIAKTTEYLQPNPATRAKMSMMNSMSRMRGQEKGPGYTQTETILGESMQRFGRELGEESNFGLALIDAGEAMRELGEVKDALDMEVKQNFIDPLQNLHEKDLKEIQHHLKKMEGRRLDFDYKKKRQGKVTEDEIKQALEKFDDSKEIAEQSMFNLLESDIEQVSQLSALVHAQVEYHSRAAEILTQLSSKIDERIRETSNKPRKEFAPKPRTSLDFSISENHNGGIHSARSPGARSPARSPARSPAPMDQPCCRALYDFDPENEGELGFKEGDIITLTNKIDDNWYEGMLHGNSGFFPINYVDILVPLPH from the exons AGAGTGAGCGAGAAAGTTGGAGGTGCAGAAGGAACGAAGCTCGATGATGACTTCACCGAAATGGAAAAG AAGATGGACACCACCTCCCGTGCAGTGATGGACATCATTGCCAAGACCACTGAGTATCTGCAACCAAACCCAG CCACCAGAGCCAAGATGAGCATGATGAATTCCATGTCACGTATGCGGGGACAGGAGAAGGGGCCGGGCTACACGCAGACTGAGACCATCCTTGGAGAGTCCATGCAGAGGTTTGGCAGGGAGCTTGGAGAGGAGTCTAACTTCG GCCTTGCTCTGATTGATGCTGGGGAAGCCATGCGAGAGCTTGGAGAGGTTAAGGATGCTCTGGACATGGAGGTCAAGCAGAACTTTATTGATCCACTGCAGAATCTCCATGAAAAAGATCTCAAGGAGATTCAG cATCACCTGAAGAAAATGGAGGGTCGCCGTCTGGACTTTGATTATAAGAAGAAACGTCAGGGCAAAGTGACAGAAGATGAGATCAAACAGGCGTTAGAGAAGTTTGACGACTCCAAGGAGATTGCTGAGCAGAGCATGTTCAACTTGTTGGAGAGTGAT ATTGAACAGGTGAGCCAGCTCTCTGCACTGGTACACGCTCAGGTGGAGTACCACAGCCGGGCTGCTGAGATCCTCACACAGCTCTCCAGTAAGATTGATGAACG GATAAGGGAAACTTCTAACAAACCGAGGAAAGAGTTCGCTCCTAAACCACGTACATCTCTGGACTTCTCCATCAGTGAGAACCACAATGGAGGCATCCACAGTGCTCGCTCGCCAG GGGCGAGGTCTCCAG CAAGATCTCCAG CTAGGTCTCCAG CCCCCATGGACCAGCCCTGCTGTCGTGCACTGTACGATTTTGACCCCGAGAATGAAGGTGAGCTAGGCTTCAAGGAAGGAGATATCATCACCCTGACCAATAAGATCGATGACAACTGGTATGAGGGGATGCTGCACGGCAACTCTGGCTTCTTCCCCATCAACTATGTGGATATCCTGGTGCCACTGCCCCACTAG
- the sh3gl2a gene encoding SH3 domain containing GRB2 like 2a, endophilin A1 isoform X5 gives MSVAGLKKQFHKATQRVSEKVGGAEGTKLDDDFTEMEKKMDTTSRAVMDIIAKTTEYLQPNPATRAKMSMMNSMSRMRGQEKGPGYTQTETILGESMQRFGRELGEESNFGLALIDAGEAMRELGEVKDALDMEVKQNFIDPLQNLHEKDLKEIQHHLKKMEGRRLDFDYKKKRQGKVTEDEIKQALEKFDDSKEIAEQSMFNLLESDIEQVSQLSALVHAQVEYHSRAAEILTQLSSKIDERIRETSNKPRKEFAPKPRTSLDFSISENHNGGIHSARSPAPMDQPCCRALYDFDPENEGELGFKEGDIITLTNKIDDNWYEGMLHGNSGFFPINYVDILVPLPH, from the exons AGAGTGAGCGAGAAAGTTGGAGGTGCAGAAGGAACGAAGCTCGATGATGACTTCACCGAAATGGAAAAG AAGATGGACACCACCTCCCGTGCAGTGATGGACATCATTGCCAAGACCACTGAGTATCTGCAACCAAACCCAG CCACCAGAGCCAAGATGAGCATGATGAATTCCATGTCACGTATGCGGGGACAGGAGAAGGGGCCGGGCTACACGCAGACTGAGACCATCCTTGGAGAGTCCATGCAGAGGTTTGGCAGGGAGCTTGGAGAGGAGTCTAACTTCG GCCTTGCTCTGATTGATGCTGGGGAAGCCATGCGAGAGCTTGGAGAGGTTAAGGATGCTCTGGACATGGAGGTCAAGCAGAACTTTATTGATCCACTGCAGAATCTCCATGAAAAAGATCTCAAGGAGATTCAG cATCACCTGAAGAAAATGGAGGGTCGCCGTCTGGACTTTGATTATAAGAAGAAACGTCAGGGCAAAGTGACAGAAGATGAGATCAAACAGGCGTTAGAGAAGTTTGACGACTCCAAGGAGATTGCTGAGCAGAGCATGTTCAACTTGTTGGAGAGTGAT ATTGAACAGGTGAGCCAGCTCTCTGCACTGGTACACGCTCAGGTGGAGTACCACAGCCGGGCTGCTGAGATCCTCACACAGCTCTCCAGTAAGATTGATGAACG GATAAGGGAAACTTCTAACAAACCGAGGAAAGAGTTCGCTCCTAAACCACGTACATCTCTGGACTTCTCCATCAGTGAGAACCACAATGGAGGCATCCACAGTGCTCGCTCGCCAG CCCCCATGGACCAGCCCTGCTGTCGTGCACTGTACGATTTTGACCCCGAGAATGAAGGTGAGCTAGGCTTCAAGGAAGGAGATATCATCACCCTGACCAATAAGATCGATGACAACTGGTATGAGGGGATGCTGCACGGCAACTCTGGCTTCTTCCCCATCAACTATGTGGATATCCTGGTGCCACTGCCCCACTAG